One genomic window of Gossypium hirsutum isolate 1008001.06 chromosome D11, Gossypium_hirsutum_v2.1, whole genome shotgun sequence includes the following:
- the LOC107927225 gene encoding probable histone H2A.5, with the protein MGSTSTTAGGRRGGDRKKAVSKSAKAGLQFPVGRIARYLKKGRYAQRYGGGAPVYLAAVLKYLAAEVLELAGNAARDNKKNRINPRHVLLAVRNDEELGKLLQGVTIASGGVLPNINAVLLPKKASSSSDKDQSSKSKSSNKV; encoded by the exons ATGGGGTCGACGTCAACGACAGCGGGAGGTAGGAGAGGGGGAGATAGGAAAAAAGCGGTTTCTAAGTCGGCAAAGGCAGGACTCCAGTTTCCAGTGGGTCGGATTGCCCGTTACCTCAAGAAAGGCCGTTATGCACAGCGTTATGGCGGCGGTGCTCCCGTCTATCTAGCCGCCGTCCTCAAGTACCTTGCTGCTGAG GTGTTGGAATTGGCGGGGAATGCGGCACGTGATAACAAAAAGAATAGGATCAACCCACGGCACGTGCTGTTAGCCGTGAGAAACGACGAGGAGTTGGGGAAGCTTCTTCAAGGAGTAACGATTGCTAGTGGTGGAGTTCTTCCCAACATTAACGCTGTTTTGTTACCCAAGAAAGCCTCCTCTTCATCTGATAAGGACCAGTCTTCAAAATCTAAATCTTCTAATAAGGTTTAG